Genomic DNA from Leptotrichia wadei:
TACGGATAAAGTTTGGAATTGGAAAGCCGAAGACAAAGGAAGAGACATTGGGGTTTGTACTTGGGAAATTTTCACCAGAAGAAAAGGAAGTTTTAAAAGATTCAAGAGAAAAGATTTTTAATTTGATAGATGATATAAAGGATGATATGACGGTTCAAAAGTTAATGAATAAATATAATACTAAATAAGCTGTTTAATATAGTAGTGGATCTGTTGCATTTTTTTTAAAAAGTGGAGTTGAAGATGAGATTTTATGGACTGATTAAGAAATAATTATCTGCATTTGTATATGATTAATATAAAATAATAAAAAAAGTGGAAAAAAATTCTAGAGGAATTTTGAATAAAATAAAATCAAATAAAAACAATTCAATAGAAAAAAGAAAAAATAATGGAGTGATTTTATGAGAGATAGATTGTATAATAAAATGCAACAAATTTAAAATAAAATAGAACTCATGATACTTGTAATAATCAAAAAATATGCTAAAATAATAGAGATAAAAGTATTTTTTAATAAATGGAGGTTAGATGTTATGGAAGATAATGATAAAAATTTTGAGATAGAAGTAGCAAGCAAAAGGGAAACTGAGTCACAAATAAAAGAAGCAGAACGAGTGGAAGATACAGAAAATAGAATTGGTCATACAGATAATTCTAATCATGGAAATCAAGACTTAAATCATGATAATCAATACAACCAAAACAACCAATATGGAAATATAAATGGATATCAAGAAATAAACGAAATGGAATTTATGAGTTCTGTGAATTGGATTATAAATATCCATAAAATATTTGGAATATTAGGGATAATTCAAGGAGTATTAGCATCTTTAAGTATAGTAGGAGTAATAACAGGAATCCCAATGATTATTGCTAGTATGAAATTAATGGACACAAGTAAAATTTTATTCAATTATAAAATTACTAGAGAAGAGTCGAATTTAAAAATGTTTTTTGATGAATATAAAAAATACTGGGTAATTTTATTAGTATCAATGCTGATTTCAATTATATTAATAATAATTGGATTTGTAGTATTTGCAGGAACAATAGCAGCACTTCTTGGTACTTTTTCAGGTGGACATACAGGATATGAATATTAATATAAAATTAGGAAATTTACAGATATAAGAGATACAAAAATAGTTGAAAATAAAGGGAGATAAATATGGATAATAATTTTTCAGATAACAGAAATAGTTTTTTAGATATGACATTTTTAAATTCGATTAATTGGATATCGGTTATACATAAAATAATAGGAATTATTTTGATGATACAAGGAGTGCTTGCTTCACTTACAATAATAGGAGCAATAATAGGGGTTCCAATAATATTTGCAGGGAAAAATTTATTTGCATCAGGTGGGAATTTATCAGATTATAAATTTAGCAAAAGTATAAATGAGATTAAGAAATTTTTTATTAATTACAAAAAATACTGGAAAGTAATATTTATGATATATATTGCAGGAATAGTTTCAATATTTTTGTTTATTGTTATTTTAGTATTTTCAGTAATTAATGCTTCAAAAGCATTACCAAAAAGTAATCCAAATGATGGAATGGCTTCGATTTCAACAACTAATGACAATAATACAAATACTACGAATACTACAACAGATCAATCAAGCAATGATCAATCAGCACCTGAATTAGACGAATTACATAAATTAATGGAAGAAGTTGTTACAAATGGTGATACAGATGCATTGAATAAATATTCAAAAGAACAATTAAGATTGTTGAGAAATACATTGTATGCAGAAAAAGGTTACATTTTCATAGGAGATTTGAAAAGTTATTTCGATTCAAAACCTTGGTATCATGGAACTGTAGCAGATCAAGATACAATTCGATTAACAGATTATGAAAAAGCCTTTATTAATGCGGTAAGAGAAAAAGAAGGATTACCAAATATTAATAATGATGGTTCTGTATCACAAACACAGACATCAAATGATAGTGGAGAAGAATTAGATGAATTACATGAAGTAATGGATGAAGTAGTAAATGGAAATGAATCAGTATTAGAAAATTATTCTAAAGAAAAACTTCGGTTATTAAGAAACACATTGTATGCAGAAAAAGGATACATTTTTACAGGAGATTTAAAAGGTTATTTTAATTCAAAATCTTGGTATCACGGACATATTTCGAATCAAGATTCAATACCTTTATCAAGTGAAGAAAAAGTGTTTGTAGATGCGATTAAAAAATATGAAAGTCAATAGAGATTTTATAATTTTTTTGGATTTCTATAAGTAGAAAGTGAATCATTCATTTTTTAAATCATAGATTGTATAATATATTGCGACAAACTAAAAAAATATAAAAACTCATGATAATTTCGTGTTAAAATGTTAGTAACCACAAAAACATTAACGAAAAGAAATATATCATGAGCCATAATATTTTACCATAAATGAAAGAAATAAACCAGAGGTTCTGCTAAAAAAAAATTACAAAATTTCTAAAATTACTCAAATCCTTAACAGGCACAGGGCTGCCATTTACCGTGGGATAAAAAGAATTAATGGAGAATACTCTTCTGAAAATGCTCAGTCAGATGCCAATGCAAAAGCTGCTAATAAAAGAAGAAATTTAAAAATTACTTCCGAATTGAAAAAACTAATAGAAGACAGGCTCTGTAAAACATGGTCTCCTGAACAGGATTCTGTAGTTTCGGCAAGAGGGGAAAGCAAAGCTTGCTTTGCAACATTTGTGGAGTTAAAGACAAGATTTTATGTAGCAATAAAGATGGAAGACAGAAGACTTGATAAGAACCTTAATGCTGATAAATTCAAGGCCAAGGAAATATTTAAACTATGCAACGCCAATTGAAAAATTTTTACATGAAATTAGTTTAAAAAAAATTTGGTAAAATGTTGCAATTAATAATGCAATTTATGAAAAATAAAAGAGGGAGTGATTTTATGAGAAAAAAAGCTGTTCCTGTGGGAATTGAAGATTTTGAAAGAATAATAAACGAAGATTATTATTATGTAGATAAAACGATGTTAATAGAAGAATTATTGATAAACAGAGCTCCTGTAACACTTTTTACAAGACCACGTAGATTTGGAAAAACATTGAATATGTCGATGTTAAGATATTTTTTTGATGTAAAAGATAAAGAAGAAAATAAAAAACTTTTTGAAAATTTGAAAATATATGAT
This window encodes:
- a CDS encoding DUF5362 family protein: MEDNDKNFEIEVASKRETESQIKEAERVEDTENRIGHTDNSNHGNQDLNHDNQYNQNNQYGNINGYQEINEMEFMSSVNWIINIHKIFGILGIIQGVLASLSIVGVITGIPMIIASMKLMDTSKILFNYKITREESNLKMFFDEYKKYWVILLVSMLISIILIIIGFVVFAGTIAALLGTFSGGHTGYEY
- a CDS encoding DUF5362 family protein, producing the protein MDNNFSDNRNSFLDMTFLNSINWISVIHKIIGIILMIQGVLASLTIIGAIIGVPIIFAGKNLFASGGNLSDYKFSKSINEIKKFFINYKKYWKVIFMIYIAGIVSIFLFIVILVFSVINASKALPKSNPNDGMASISTTNDNNTNTTNTTTDQSSNDQSAPELDELHKLMEEVVTNGDTDALNKYSKEQLRLLRNTLYAEKGYIFIGDLKSYFDSKPWYHGTVADQDTIRLTDYEKAFINAVREKEGLPNINNDGSVSQTQTSNDSGEELDELHEVMDEVVNGNESVLENYSKEKLRLLRNTLYAEKGYIFTGDLKGYFNSKSWYHGHISNQDSIPLSSEEKVFVDAIKKYESQ